The Gemmatimonas phototrophica region TCTCGGCAGCGAGCGTGGCATTGAGGTGGTGGATGACTACGCGCATCACCCCACCGAAGTGCAGGCCACCATTGCGGCAGCCCGCCATGCCTTCCCTGGGCGCCGATTGGTACTGGCCTTTCAGCCCCATCTCTATTCGCGCACGCGCGACCTGCAGGTGGAATTCGCGGACGCGCTGAGCGCCGCGGATGTGCTGATGCTCTGCGATATCTACGGCGCCCGGGAGCAGCCTGAGCCCGGCGTGACCTCGGCGTTGATTGGCAACCGCGTTTCACCATCTGTCCTGCGCTGGCAGGGGCCTCGCGCCGATGCCGCGGCGGCGGCCTACGGCATGGTCCAGGAAGGCGATGTGGTGGTCACCATGGGCGCCGGCGACATCACCCGTACCGGACCGGAACTGCTCGATCGTTTGCGCGCGACGGCTTCACACCACTGAGTCGCGTGGCCACTCGTACGCTCACTCCCTCCGCCACGACGGCGGACTCATCCAACGATGGCACGCGGCCCCTCTGGTGGCGTGTGCTGCGCCGGGTGCTGTTAGTGGCGCTTGTTGGCGGGGTGCTGGCCAGTCCCTGGTGGGGACCGCGGTGGCTCTCCACCCTCGAGTTCTTCCGGGTTCGGCGAGTGGTGTTCGAAGGCATGCGCTATACGCCCCGCAGTGAGGCCATGGCGTTGCTTAAGGTGGACACCACGCAGTCGGTGTGGCAGCCACTGCCGCCGCTGGCGGGGCGGTTGCAGGACCATCCCCTGGTGCAGAGTGTAACGGTCGAGCGGCAGTTGCCGGGCACCATGCTGGTCCGGGTCGTCGAACGCGAACCCGTGGCGCTGGTGCGTCGCAAGGGAGGGCGGCTGGACCCGGTGGACGGGGCAGGGCACCGCTTGCCCATTGATCCCACCGAGGTGCCCATGGATGTGCCGCTGTCGGTTTCGGCCGACAGTACCCTGATGCACCTCCTGGAGGGGCTCCGGAGCTCCGAACCCGGACTCTTTGCCCGAGTGGAGCGCGCCGACCGGGTCAAATCGGGCACAGCGCCCGATGAATTTCGCATCAAGCTCGACGCATTTGTGGTTCGGACCACCCCCGAGGTGACCGTAGCCCGCTTCAAGGACATATTACCGGTGGAAGCCGACCTCGCGCGCAACCGCCTGCGCGCCGTGGAGCTCGACCTGCGCTTCCGTAACCAGGTGATCGCCAGACAGCCATGACGTCCGAACCCATTGTAGCCGCCCTCGATATTGGCACCGCCCACACCACCGCCCTCGTGGCCGCGGTCCATGGGGATGTGCCGCGTGCGCCGCGGTTGAAGGTGCTCGGCGTGGGCACGACGCGCACCATGGGATTGCGACGCGGTGTCGTGAGTGACATCGAGGAAGCCACCCGCTCCATCCGGCAGGCGGTCGAAGAAGCGTGTCGTGTGGCCGGTGTGCAGCCCGACGGCTTGTATGTGGGCATCGCCGGCGAACATGTGCGGGCCATGTGCTCCACCGGTGTGGTGGCCATCAGCGGCGATGAAATCACGCGCCCCGATGTGGAGCGCGTCAACGAAGTGGCGCGTGCCATGGCCATTCCGCAGGACCGCGAACTGCTGCACGCCATTCCGCAGGAGTATCGCGTGGACAAGGCCGACGGCATTCGTGACCCCGTGGGCATGATCGGAACGCGGCTCGAGACGGAGATGTATCTCGTCACGATCGGCAGCTCGCCGGCCATGAACCTGCGCAAGGCCATCGAACGCGCCGGCTACAAGACGCGCGAGCTGGTGCTCGAGCCGTTGGCCAGTGCATTGGCGGTCCTCACCGAGGAAGAGAAAGAATTGGGGGTCGTGCTGGTGGAACTGGGCGCCGGTACCACCGATCTGGCCATCTTCCACGAAGGAAAAATCCGGCATCTTGGCACCATCCCGTATGGCGGCAACAACGTCACCAGCGATCTGGTGCAGGGGCTGGGCATTACGCAGCACGATGCCGAGCAGCTCAAGGAAGCGTACGGGTGTGCCTACGAGCCGCTCATCGATCCGGAGCAGGTCATCGCCATGCCGGCGTCTGGGTCGCACGGGGAACGCCACATCTCGCGCGAGCTCATGACACACATCATCCATCAGCGCATGGATGAGATCTTCGACAAGGTCGTGCGCGAAGTGCAGCAGGCCGGTTTCAAGGGCAAGCTCAACGCCGGCATTGTGCTGACCGGCGGTGGCGCTTCGCTCGAAGGTATCAACGAACTCGCGGCCGATGTCTTTGGCCTCGGCGTGCGCATTGGCGTACCCGGCGCCAAGCTCGATGGGCTGGTGGAGAACGTTGCCGATCCGCGCTTTGCCACCGTGACCGGACTGGCCTTGTACGGCGCACATCGCGCAGCTCTGGGCGGCGTCGTTTCGCGCCGTACGTCTCTCAGCGGCGGTGGTGGGGTGGACAAGTTCGCGTCACGTGTAAAAACCTGGCTGCAGGACTTTTTCTAGTCGCATCAGCAGGGAGGCCGCCGCCTGCATGCGCCGGCGGCACGTTCGTCTTGACGGTGGTAGCCGAACGCCGGTCCGCAATGTTGCGTAAAGGAGAAGATACTCTTTTCGCACCCATCTACCGGCCCCCGTGTCCACTCTCACTGCCACTCTTCGGCGCTGCGTCACCGGTCTGCTCATTGCCGCGCCGCTCAGTATTCCCGCCCAGCAGCTCACGCTCGATACGCGTGATCCCGCCCAGAAGCAGGATCCCACTTTTGAGCAGAGCATCAAGGAATGGCTGGCCAATGCCAAGCATTCCAGCCCCCTGGTAGATCACCTGCCACTGGTGCCCGGCATTCCTACGCCGCGTGATGTACTCGGCTATCACGTGGGCGCGCCCCGCATCCTCACGTATTACGACAAGCAGCTCGCCTACTATCGTGCACTTGAAAAGGCGACGCCACGCGTCAAGGTCGAAACCATTGGCCGCTCTGACGAAGGACGCGAGCTGGTCGTGGTCTGGATCTCCAGCGAAGCCAACATGCAGAAGGTCGCGCAGAACCGCGCCAACCTGAAGCGCATCGCCGATCCGCGCGGCATGACGGAGGACCAGGTCAAGTCCTTGTTGGCGCAGACCAAGCCGCATTATCACCTCATGGGCGGACTGCACTCGGGAGAAACGGGCCCCTCCGAAACACTCATGGAGCTTGCCTACCGACTTGCTGCTGAGACGTCGCCCATTATCAGTCAGATCCGCGAACAGCTGTATGTCTCCATCACGCCGGCGGCCGATGCCGATGGGCGTGATCGCAACGTCGATTGGTTCCTGCGCAACCTCTCCATGGCGCAGCCTACCGTGACGGCGCAGGCACCGAGTGCGGCGGCGCCCAATGACACCACACGCCGCGCGCCGGCGGCCCCCACCGCTCCCGCTCCGGGTGGCTTTGCGGGCGGACAGGTGCCGTACTGGGGCAAGTACGTGTATCACGACAACAATCGCGACATCAACATCAAGTTGGTGCAGATGCGCGCGATCATTGATTGGTATTTCACCGCGTACCCGCCCATCATGCACGACCTGCATGAAGCGCAGCCGTTGCTCTATACGTACACCGGTGGACCGCCGCAGAACCCCAATCTCGATCCCATTCTGTTCGCCGAACTGCCGTGGTTCGGCAATTGGGAAATGGCGCAGATGACCAAGTGGGGCATGCCCGGCGTGTACACGCACGCCTTCATGGATGGCTGGTCGCCCGGCTATCTCGGCTCGGTGGCGTACAACCACAACGGCCTCATGAAGATGTACGAAACACAGTCGGGGCGAGACCTCGACAGCACCGCGATGGCCAACGCGCGCCGTGGCATGGCGGTGGGGGCGGCTTCTGCGAGTGGTGGTTTTGGCGGGCGCGCTGGTGCCATCCCAACGGGTCGGGGCGGCGCGCAGGATCGCGAGTGGTATCGCGGCAATCCCATTGGCTTCAACGACATTGCCACGTTCACCCGTCGCTCCAACGCCAACTACATGCAGACCGGCGTCATCTCGGCGTTGCAGCTGGCCAGCATGTTCCCGCAAACGGTGCTGGAGAACTTCTACATCAAGACGCGGAACAGCATCGAAGAAGGGAAGAACAAGGCGCCATACGGATTCGTCATCCCGGTGCAGCGCGACATGACGCGCGTGATCGAAATGGTGAACCTGCTGCGGGTGCAGCGGATCGAAATCGGTCAGGCCACGGCACCGGTGAAGGTGGGCAACACCACGTATCCTGCCGGTTCGTACATCATCAAGCGCGATCAGCCGTATGGCCGCCTCGCCAAGAATTTGCTGGAGAAGCAGCAGTATCCTGACGCGCGACTGAACACGTACGACGACAGCGGCTGGAGCATGGGCTTTGCCATGGGCGTCGATGTACTGGAAGTCGGCGACTCCAGCATTCTCAAGACTCCGGTCACCAACGTTGATCGCGCCATTGCCAAGGGGACACTCGCGGGCACCGGTGGCAACACCATTGCCGTGGCGCATCTGGGCAGCAACCACATGGTCACCTTCCGCTATCTCCTGCGCAGCGTGCCCATGAAGGTGGCAGAGCAGGGCTTTGCCGCCGGCGATACCACGTATCCGGCAGGATCGTTCCTTATCGAGGCCAAGCACGCGACGGTGGTACGCAAGCTGGTGGATTCGCTCGGTCTCACGGCGGCATATCTGCCGTCGGTGCCGACCGTGCGAACGCACAATGCCGAGGCGCCACGGGTGGCCATCTATTCGCAGTGGAGCGGCACGCAGAACCTCGGCTGGTATCGGCTCACGTTTGACGAATTCAAGATCCCCTTCACGCTCGTCTACAAGGAGCGGCTGATGCAGGGCAACCTGCGCCGGGATTTCGATGTCATTCTGATGGCCGAGCAAAATCTGTCGAAGACCACGGTGATGCAGGCGCCCGCCGCGCGCCCCGTGCCGTACAAGAAGGACCCCAAGTACCCGTTCCTGGGCATGTACGGCGAGACGGACAACATCACGGGTGGCTTTGGCCAGAAGGGCGTTGATGCCGTAGCCAGCTTCTTAGAGGAAGGCGGCACACTGATCGCCATTGGCGAGAGCGCGCGACTGCCCATCGAGTTTGGCTGGGCGCGCACGGTGGACAAGACCCCGGTGGTGGGGCTCACGGCGCAGCGGCCGCTGGTGGAAGCCACCATTACGCGCCCGGAGCATCCGGTGTTCTACGGGTTCGGCAAGACGACCATTCCCGTGAAGTACGTGGGCGGCACCCCGTTCAAGGTGGGGATCGCGGATGAAGGGAACGTACTGGCGCGCTACGTGGGGGGGGACAAGGCCGTGTTGTCAGGGCTGATGACCGGCGCCGACTCTCTCAGGAGCCGCCCGTTCGCGGTGGATGTACCGCAGGCGGTAAACGGACGTGGTCGGGTGATCCTGTTTGCGAACAACCCCATTTACCGCTGGCAGAACCACGGGGAGTTCAACATGGTCTTCAACAGCCTGATCAACTGGAACGACGTGGTGGGGCCCAAGAAGCCGTAGTTGGGCCGGAGACCGTACCACCCAACACCACAAACCCGAACCGCATAACCCGAAACTGATCAGTTCCGGGTTGTGGGTTCGGGTTTGTGGTTCACGGTTGCATGGCGACCCATCGATTTTTCCGTGGCGCTCTTCCGATGTTCGCCGGCCCACCGACGAACCGCGAAATGCCCCTGTACATCGTGTTCAGACGGCGTTGATCACATCGGGGAATTGTTCACACGGCAATCGCCATGTCAAATGTCACGAACCATCGCGAGTTGCTTTTCTGTGGATAACTATTGGCCGAATTTGTGACGCTCCGGACCGTCGGCAAAAAGCGCCAACTTCAACAAAATCCAGTGCTTGCGCGTGGCAATCGAACGTGTATTCTAGGGGAGCTTCCGTACCACGAACTGCTTCCTCCACATTTGCACATTGGTCAGGAGCGCGGTCCACCAACGCCGGTGGAGCTCGCCGCAACCTGACCGCGAGGCGTCCCCTCACCCCGGATGCCTGCGTCATTCACTCCTTGCGCCGGCCAGCCTGTTTATGGAACTCCCCCGGATGACCTTCGAGTTCGAAGAGAGCGGATCCCAGAACGCTCGCATGAAAGTGGTGGGCGTTGGCGGTGGCGGCGGCAACGCCGTGAACCGCATGATCGAGGAACACCTCGAAGGGGTGGAATTCATCTCGGTCAACACCGACGCGCAGGCCCTCATGAATTCGAAGGCCGACGTCAAGATTCAGATCGGCAAGAAGCTCACGCGTGGTCTCGGTGCCGGTGCCCGTCCTGAAATCGGGCGTCAGGCCATTGAAGAGAACCGCGAAGACACCAAGCGTGTGCTCGGCAATGCCGACCTCGTGTTCATCACCTGCGGCATGGGTGGCGGTACAGGCACGGGCGCCGCACCGGTGGTGTGCCAGCTGGCGCGCGAGGCTGGCGCCCTCACCGTTGGCATCGTGACGCGTCCCTTCCTCTTCGAAGGGCGCAAGCGTATGCGTCAGGCCGAAGAAGGCATCAACGAAATGCGCAAGCATGTGGACACGATGATCATCGTGCCCAACGAGCGCTTGCTGGCGGTCGTGGGCAAGGGCATCCCATTCCACGAAGCCCTCAAGAAGGCCGACGAAGTTCTGCTGCACGCCACGCAGGGCATCTCCGTGCTCATCAGCGAAACGGGTATGGTGAACGTCGACTTCGCCGACGTCCGCACCGTGATGCAGAACGGCGGGTCGGCACTCATGGGCACCGGCATCGGGCGCGGCGAAAACCGCGCCACCGAAGCGGCCCAGCAGGCCATTGCCTCGCCGCTGCTCGACAACGTCTCCATCTCCGGCGCCACGGGCGTGCTGGTCAACATCACCGGCGGTGAGGATCTCACGCTCGGCGAAGTGCACCAGATCAACGACATCGTGCATGACGCCGTGGGCGACGACGCCGAGATCATCTTCGGGGCCGTGCATGAGCCGGCCATGATGGGGGAGATCCGGGTCACGGTCATTGCCACCGGCTTTGATCGCTATTTGCAGGGGACTCAGCCAACGGTAGCGGCCCCGGCTGTCACAAATAGCCCCTACGCCCCTTCCCCCCGGGCCGCGGCTGCCCCACATTCTGATGTTCAGACCGGTGGAGCCAAAGCCCCGTCCGTGTTGCCATTCCCCACCGGCACCCGGCCCGCGGCGAGACCTCCAGTTCCACCAGCTCGTCCTGCCTGGGAAGGGGTGCCCCCGCGCGCCCCGCGTGTTCCACCGACTACCACATCGTCCAGCCCTGAGCTCGACGATATGGAAATCCCGACGTTCATACGGAGACAGATGGATTGACTTCCTCGCGAAAGCTGCTCGTCGCCGCCGGTTGCCTGGGCATCGGAGCGGCTGTTATCGCGCTGGGACGTCCCGTTCAAGAGCGCCCCGCGGCCAGTGTTCTGGCGGCGGGGCCTCGTGTTTCCGTTGCTGCCCGCTGGCGTACCAAGACCGACACTATCCGTCGGGGGGAACCGCTCTCCGCGGCCCTTGAGCGGGCCGGGCTGGCACCGAAAGAGGCCGCTGAAGCCCTGAGTGTCGCCTCCGCGCTCGACCCCACCAAGGTCCGGGCTGGCGCCACCATTACCACCAAGGTGGACCCGGACTCCGGCGCCTCCGAAGTCGTGCTGCAACTGGCCATCGATCGCGTAGTGCGCTTCACGCGCTCGTTCGGCAGTACCTGGGTTGAGAAGGAAGAAAAGCTCCAGTGGACCACGGATACCGTTGTCGTTGGCGGAGTCATCACTTCCAGCCTCACCTCGGCCATTGCCGCCGGCGCGGATGCCTTCCCGGAGCGGCAGCGTACTGAGCTCGCCTATGCCTTGGCCGATATCCTGGAGTACCGCGTCGATCTCAGCCGTGATCTGCAAAAGAACGACTCGGTCCGTGTACTGGTGGAGCGTCAGAGGGCTCCCAACGGCCTTGTTCGTCCGGGCAACATCATTGCCGCTCGCCTGACCGTGGCCGGCAAGCCCGTGGAAACCATGCGCTTCACGCAGGGCACCCGGGTGGCCTATTTCGATGGCGAAGGGAAGTCCATGCGCGCGGCCTTCCTGCGAGCGCCGCTCGCCTTCCGTCGCATTTCCAGTGTGTTCGGCCTCCGGCGCCATCCCATTCTGGGCACCGTGCGCCGGCATCAGGGCATGGACTACGCCGCGGCGTCGGGAACGCCCGTCCGCGCGTTGGGCAACGGCCGCGTGATCTTTGCCGGCTGGAAGGGTGGGTACGGCAAGAC contains the following coding sequences:
- a CDS encoding cell division protein FtsQ/DivIB; amino-acid sequence: MATRTLTPSATTADSSNDGTRPLWWRVLRRVLLVALVGGVLASPWWGPRWLSTLEFFRVRRVVFEGMRYTPRSEAMALLKVDTTQSVWQPLPPLAGRLQDHPLVQSVTVERQLPGTMLVRVVEREPVALVRRKGGRLDPVDGAGHRLPIDPTEVPMDVPLSVSADSTLMHLLEGLRSSEPGLFARVERADRVKSGTAPDEFRIKLDAFVVRTTPEVTVARFKDILPVEADLARNRLRAVELDLRFRNQVIARQP
- the ftsA gene encoding cell division protein FtsA, which encodes MTSEPIVAALDIGTAHTTALVAAVHGDVPRAPRLKVLGVGTTRTMGLRRGVVSDIEEATRSIRQAVEEACRVAGVQPDGLYVGIAGEHVRAMCSTGVVAISGDEITRPDVERVNEVARAMAIPQDRELLHAIPQEYRVDKADGIRDPVGMIGTRLETEMYLVTIGSSPAMNLRKAIERAGYKTRELVLEPLASALAVLTEEEKELGVVLVELGAGTTDLAIFHEGKIRHLGTIPYGGNNVTSDLVQGLGITQHDAEQLKEAYGCAYEPLIDPEQVIAMPASGSHGERHISRELMTHIIHQRMDEIFDKVVREVQQAGFKGKLNAGIVLTGGGASLEGINELAADVFGLGVRIGVPGAKLDGLVENVADPRFATVTGLALYGAHRAALGGVVSRRTSLSGGGGVDKFASRVKTWLQDFF
- a CDS encoding M14 family zinc carboxypeptidase, with translation MSTLTATLRRCVTGLLIAAPLSIPAQQLTLDTRDPAQKQDPTFEQSIKEWLANAKHSSPLVDHLPLVPGIPTPRDVLGYHVGAPRILTYYDKQLAYYRALEKATPRVKVETIGRSDEGRELVVVWISSEANMQKVAQNRANLKRIADPRGMTEDQVKSLLAQTKPHYHLMGGLHSGETGPSETLMELAYRLAAETSPIISQIREQLYVSITPAADADGRDRNVDWFLRNLSMAQPTVTAQAPSAAAPNDTTRRAPAAPTAPAPGGFAGGQVPYWGKYVYHDNNRDINIKLVQMRAIIDWYFTAYPPIMHDLHEAQPLLYTYTGGPPQNPNLDPILFAELPWFGNWEMAQMTKWGMPGVYTHAFMDGWSPGYLGSVAYNHNGLMKMYETQSGRDLDSTAMANARRGMAVGAASASGGFGGRAGAIPTGRGGAQDREWYRGNPIGFNDIATFTRRSNANYMQTGVISALQLASMFPQTVLENFYIKTRNSIEEGKNKAPYGFVIPVQRDMTRVIEMVNLLRVQRIEIGQATAPVKVGNTTYPAGSYIIKRDQPYGRLAKNLLEKQQYPDARLNTYDDSGWSMGFAMGVDVLEVGDSSILKTPVTNVDRAIAKGTLAGTGGNTIAVAHLGSNHMVTFRYLLRSVPMKVAEQGFAAGDTTYPAGSFLIEAKHATVVRKLVDSLGLTAAYLPSVPTVRTHNAEAPRVAIYSQWSGTQNLGWYRLTFDEFKIPFTLVYKERLMQGNLRRDFDVILMAEQNLSKTTVMQAPAARPVPYKKDPKYPFLGMYGETDNITGGFGQKGVDAVASFLEEGGTLIAIGESARLPIEFGWARTVDKTPVVGLTAQRPLVEATITRPEHPVFYGFGKTTIPVKYVGGTPFKVGIADEGNVLARYVGGDKAVLSGLMTGADSLRSRPFAVDVPQAVNGRGRVILFANNPIYRWQNHGEFNMVFNSLINWNDVVGPKKP
- the ftsZ gene encoding cell division protein FtsZ gives rise to the protein MELPRMTFEFEESGSQNARMKVVGVGGGGGNAVNRMIEEHLEGVEFISVNTDAQALMNSKADVKIQIGKKLTRGLGAGARPEIGRQAIEENREDTKRVLGNADLVFITCGMGGGTGTGAAPVVCQLAREAGALTVGIVTRPFLFEGRKRMRQAEEGINEMRKHVDTMIIVPNERLLAVVGKGIPFHEALKKADEVLLHATQGISVLISETGMVNVDFADVRTVMQNGGSALMGTGIGRGENRATEAAQQAIASPLLDNVSISGATGVLVNITGGEDLTLGEVHQINDIVHDAVGDDAEIIFGAVHEPAMMGEIRVTVIATGFDRYLQGTQPTVAAPAVTNSPYAPSPRAAAAPHSDVQTGGAKAPSVLPFPTGTRPAARPPVPPARPAWEGVPPRAPRVPPTTTSSSPELDDMEIPTFIRRQMD
- a CDS encoding M23 family metallopeptidase, translated to MTSSRKLLVAAGCLGIGAAVIALGRPVQERPAASVLAAGPRVSVAARWRTKTDTIRRGEPLSAALERAGLAPKEAAEALSVASALDPTKVRAGATITTKVDPDSGASEVVLQLAIDRVVRFTRSFGSTWVEKEEKLQWTTDTVVVGGVITSSLTSAIAAGADAFPERQRTELAYALADILEYRVDLSRDLQKNDSVRVLVERQRAPNGLVRPGNIIAARLTVAGKPVETMRFTQGTRVAYFDGEGKSMRAAFLRAPLAFRRISSVFGLRRHPILGTVRRHQGMDYAAASGTPVRALGNGRVIFAGWKGGYGKTIEIRHTNGVVTRYGHLRAINVRSGQSVSISQTVGQVGTTGLSTAPHLHFEVLVKGVHKDPRIALRNETGEPLAAAQRSTFAQLKARLFAQLDQPAAATAVRSGAQRPSGD